The Cryptococcus deuterogattii R265 chromosome 3, complete sequence genome has a segment encoding these proteins:
- a CDS encoding CDC7 protein kinase, with protein MSEEPILDPFTSQPPLTRAAAKRLATASPSKPSSARSAKRVREATPVVADDGYSTPRATTVTPTKGMEELGEPAVEQLEAYPNAHLIKGSIDVNTSEAESVLFSEKTTVLQNEEVEEVMETDGSTSQNLSLMASDVRLNSLRGDFTQGEQDLFMPEATSRSTQRHESKDHVTMPPPTDVPSHKLRSSSLYDPFTAPAAEGSKLDRMTEVLEKQKKRSFTEIDVSEFPLEAEWDEEDEAEDAYSDESYHSGDTEDYEMDHRPVLQRTAVKKDIRDFTNSLSLLRDGSVHGIPYRVVDRLGEGTFSSVYLAYDSLHHLHSNEYWLSQKDGVPQMSDNRAVRVALKKILVTSSAVRIENELAILEDLRGCRNVSQLITAFREEDQVIIVLPYHQCDDFRHFFKHMDPRHMRSYMRDLFRSLKDIHQRGIIHRDVKPANFLYDYESETGVLVDFGLAERYCPPQEATCQHAPATSTFLQGFKVKTPDTSVVEQAVYDARKRSKLGEGRVGFPHEDKRPAIRTNRAGTRGFRAPEVLLKCPDQTVAVDVWSAGIILFSILTQKFPAFNSSDDIEALMEIAAIFGKTAMERCALLHNRTIISNVPTLDDPPSSLTELILTLNPHLYTPHNSGPTAEEAKKHIKAIDDALDLVTKLLRLDCTKRLTAAQALRHPFLAGRDADCDEYDDEKVLSSNRGEENW; from the exons ATGTCAGAGGAGCCTATTCTCGACCCTTTTACTTCACAACCGCCCTTGACTCGTGCAGCGGCCAAACGTCTCGCGACCGCCTCTCCCAGCAAACCTTCCTCGGCGCGTTCAGCCAAACGCGTCAGGGAGGCTACTCCAGTTGTTGCCGATGACGGATATTCCACTCCTCGAGCAACCACTGTGACTCCTACGAAGGGCATGGAAGAACTGGGAGAGCCAGCAGTTGAACAACTGGAGGCATATCCTAATGCGCATCTTATCAAGGGGTCCATTGATGTTAACACGAGTGAGGCAGAAAGCGTGCTTTTCTCGGAAAAGACAACGGTTCTGCAAAACGAGGAAGTAGAAGAAGTTATGGAGACAGACGGATCTACTAGTCAAAATTTATCTCTGATGGCAAGCGACGTAAGATTAAACTCGCTTAGAGGTGACTTCACTCAAGGAGAACAAGATTTATTCATGCCCGAAGCGACGAGTAGATCGACCCAACGACACGAATCCAAGGATCATGTCACCATGCCCCCTCCTACCGATGTTCCATCCCATAAACTccgctcatcatctctatATGACCCTTTCACCGCTCCAGCTGCTGAGGGCAGTAAACTCGATCGCATGACCGAAGTCCTTgaaaagcagaagaagcgtTCTTTCACAGAAATTGATGTCTCTGAATTCCCTTTGGAAGCTgaatgggatgaagaggatgaagcggaAGATGCGTATTCAGACGAAAGCTACCATTCTGGGGATACGGAGGACTATGAGATGGACCATAGGCCTGTATTGCAGAGAACAGCTGTCAAGAAGGATATTAGGGATTTCACCAACAGTCTGAGCCTGTTAAGAGATGGGAGCGTTCATGGGATCCCTTATAGAGTGGTCGACCGACTAGGGGAAG GGACCTTTTCTTCGGTATACCTCGCCTATGATTCCTTGCACCACCTTCATTCAAATGAGTACTGGCTCAGCCAGAAAGATGGGGTTCCACAAATGTCTGATAACCGCGCTGTTCGAGttgctttgaagaagatcttggTCACAAGCAGCGCTGTCAGAATAGAAAATGAACTGGCTATCTTGGAAGATTTGAG GGGTTGTCGCAATGTCTCGCAACTAATCACTGCATTCCGTGAGGAAGATCAGGTCATTATTGTCCTTCCATATCATCAGTGCGACGATTTCAGG CATTTCTTCAAACACATGGATCCGCGCCACATGAGATCATACATGCGTGACCTCTTCCGATCCCTCAAAGACATCCATCAGAGGGGTATTATTCATCGTGATGTGAAACCTGCAAACTTCTTGTATGATTATGAGAGCGAAACTGGCGTTTTGGTAGATTTCGGTCTCGCTGAA CGCTATTGCCCACCACAGGAAGCCACATGCCAGCACGCGCCCGCCACGTCCACTTTTCTGCAAGGCTTCAAGGTCAAAACACCCGATACTTCTGTTGTTGAACAGGCAGTGTATGATGCGCGCAAGCGCTCTAAATtaggtgaaggaagagtgggGTTCCCTCATGAGGACAAAAGACCCGCGATCAGGACGAATAGAGCTGGTACAAGAGGTTTCAGAGCTCCTGAAGTGTTACTGAAGTGTCCGGATCAGACCGTCG CGGTCGATGTTTGGTCAGCTGGTATCATACTTTTCTCTATATTGACGCAAAAATTCCCGGCGTTCAATTCAAGTGACGATATTGAAGCTTTGATGGAGATCGCTGCAATATTCGGAAAGACAGCCATGGAGCGGTGTGCGCTATTACATA ACCGTACTATAATATCAAATGTGCCGACCCTCGACGAccccccttcctctttgacCGAACTAATCCTTACGCTCAATCCACACCTTTACACTCCTCACAACTCTGGCCCtacagcagaagaagcaaagaaaCATATTAAAGCTATCGATGATGCTCTTGATTTGGTCACAAAGCTTCTCCGTTTGGACTGTACCAAGCGGCTTACCGCCGCACAAGCTCTGAGACACCCATTTTTGGCCGGGAGGGACGCTGACTGCGATGAGTATGACGATGAGAAAGTTTTGTCCAGTAATCGTGGAGAGGAAAATTGGTGA
- a CDS encoding transcription elongation factor SPT5, translating to MSDIEVKSSPPESPVEEQEETRLAGRKRARVVDPDEEDDDTQIVNNQDEEKDTKEEDDEEEGNGQVEGTGEGEDDEDEDEDDDDDDEDEDDEDDDGERRTKRRRKQKRFRFLDVEAEVDDEDEEEDEDNDYGDVAEFIDEAPEDAGARDDHQHRRLNRVFGRNEEEDVHDIVQRLKERHAGAARYNGDSDAVPQRLLMPGVNDPSLWKVVVKSGREHAICASIFRKVFAQQYSANPIDVISVFCRDSIPGMIFIEARQSASVSAAVNGIVGIFMSKGVNLVPIEEMAPLLKMKKKDVNLTPGMWVRMKRGKHAGDLAQVVDVDQITSGVVGIKFIPRIDLTPREKRKERIAIGKPGGVRPPARLFAYDDVRKIYGRQSVRQGTQGSYLFDNDEYVDGFCIKDVKIPAVATEDVNPTLEEISRFTGDDDSTAKFDLSAIADANKNLSTSLLFPGDKIEVYEGEQTGLYGIVETVSPDVIAIKAEGGEVHGQTVEVPARSVRKRFDVGEHVKVLGGKHTDASGMVVEVKGDIVTLMSDLGEQEIKVFSKDLRKAADTTNLTATKGLYDVHDMVMLDSTTAGVVTKVEGGLLRILDQNGAAKGVSPEQVSLRRDNKRFAVATDSQGNDMKVGDSMKETDGEMRQGEVINIFRSIFVFLYNREYTDNFGVFVARANSLVSVTPKSAVNDLTKINPALNQQLPYGGASLIAAPTANLNRNRLINTLVVVTKGTSKGLIGVIKDVQGENARVELKHNNKTLSVNLASLKRKDQKTGATFPLEIAGVASAAGGYGSRLNAGQYDINPYGGATAMHPSMGGQTPALMGGRTPAVRFGQTPNPYSAGVQNGKTPNPYATGVGGKTPSAAYASGGKTPAWGASGGKTPAYGMASGGKTPAYGMQGGKTPNPYAMGPPGPSGGRTPAYGVYGRPESSGSRPSAMPPPAAPYSAPYSAPTPAGNGAPTPAVPGNPYTAPTPYGAPTPYAAPTPGMPALSAPTPGPGTNIAPTPFGAPTPYGAQSYGASAQQQRGLPWDWALDFRNVIVEIGPSYRPGSRNPLHFKRGFFDGKRFGYNDIIGESVRAILLDDPSIVEEIPAEYLRPAKADSQGQVVVVIGGGPEQKGQQRTTQYENGGSWMMELEGGDMAPLVVDGADLCRIWKV from the exons ATGTCTGACATCGAAGTAAAAAGTTCGCCACCTGAGTCACCTGtagaagagcaggaggaaaCAAGATTAGCcgggagaaagaga GCAAGAGTAGTGGATCCTGACG aggaggatgat GATACCCAAATTGTGAATAAtcaggatgaagagaaggatacgaaggaagaggatgacgaagaggaaggtaaCGGACAAGTGGAAGGGACTGgcgaaggtgaagatgacgaggatgaagatgaggacgatgatgatgacgacgaggacgaagatgacgaagacgatgatggag AGCGACGTACGAAGCGACGcagaaagcaaaagaggTTCAGGTTCTTGGATGTCGAAGCCGAGGttgacgacgaagatgaagaagaggatgaagacaaCGATTATGGAGACG TCGCTGAGTTCATTGATGAGGCGCCTGAGGATGCTGGAGCTCGGGATGATCATCAACATCGCCGACTTAATCGCGTCTTTGGACGTaacgaagaggaggatgtgcaTGATATAGTGCAgagattgaaggagaggcatGCCGGTGCAGCGAGGTATAACGGCGACAGTGATGCAGTTCCGCAAAGACTGCTTATGCCTGGTGTCAACGATCCAAGCTTGTGGAAGGTGGTTGTCAAG TCCGGCCGAGAGCACGCTATCTGTGCCTCAATTTTCCGAAAGGTTTTTGCACAACAATATTCTGCGAACCCGATCGATGTCATCTCCGTCTTCTGCCGTGATTCCATTCCTGGGATGATCTTCATTGAAGCCCGCCAATCCGCCTCTGTGAGCGCCGCTGTCAATGGCATCGTCGGCATATTCATGTCTAAGGGCGTCAATCTTGTTCCCattgaggagatggcgCCCTtgctgaagatgaagaagaaagacgtCAATCTCACGCCAGGGATGTGggtgagaatgaagaggggCAAGCACGCGGGTGACTTGGCGCAGGTGGTGGATGTCGACCAGATCACGAGCGGTGTTGTCGGTATAAAGTTCATTCCTCGCATCGATCTCACGCCTcgggaaaagaggaaggagcgCATTGCCATTGGAAAGCCCGGTGGTGTCCGCCCACCAGCTCGTCTTTTTGCGTATGATGACGTACGAAAGATCTATGGACGACAAAGCGTGCGTCAAGGCACTCAAGGCAGCTATCTGTTTGACAATGACGAGTATGTCGACGGGTTTTGCATCAAGGATGTAAAGATCCCCGCAGTTGCGACTGAGGACGTCAATCCTACCCTTGAAGAGATTTCACGTTTCACCGGAGACGATGACTCCACCGCCAAATTCGATCTTTCTGCTATTGCAGACGCAAACAAGAACCTTTCTacatctctccttttccccgGTGACAAGATTGAAGTTTATGAAGGAGAACAGACAGGGCTGTATGGTATTGTTGAAACCGTGTCTCCCGACGTCATTGCTATCAAGGCtgagggtggagaggtcCATGGCCAGACTGTTGAGGTGCCTGCGAGAAGTGTTCGAAAACGCTTCGATGTTGGTGAACATGTCAAGGTGCTGGGAGGAAAGCATACAGATGCGTCGGGtatggtggtggaggtcaAAGGAGACATTGTGACTTTGATGTCTGATCTGGGCGAGCAAGAAATCAAAGTTTTTTCTAAGGATCTTCGAAAAGCCGCTGACACCACCAATCTCACCGCTACGAAAGGTTTATATGACGTTCACGACATGGTGATGTTGGATTCAACGACGGCGGGGGTAGTGACTaaggtggaaggagggttGTTGAGAATCTTGGATCAAAACGGTGCTGCTAAGGGTGTTTCCCCTGAGCAGGTCTCATTAAGAAGGGACAACAAACGTTTTGCTGTCGCCACAGACTCGCAAGGAAACGACATGAAAGTTGGTGACAGCATGAAGGAAACTGACGGAGAG ATGCGACAAGGTGAagtcatcaacatctttcGCTCCATCTTTGTGTTTCTCTATAACCGCGAATACACCGACAATTTCGGTGTCTTCGTTGCTCGTGCCAACTCTCTTGTGTCTGTTACTCCCAAATCAGCTGTTAATGACCTCACCAAGATAAACCCAGCACTTAATCAGCAGCTTCCTTATGGCGGTGCAAGTCTTATAGCAGCTCCCACGGCGAATCTCAACAGAAACAGACTCATTAACACACTTGTGGTTGTGACAAAGGGGACGAGTAAGGGGTTGATTGGTGTCATCAAAGACGTACAAGGTGAAAACGCAAGAGTCGAGCTGAAACACAACAATAAGACCCTTTCAGTCAACCTCGCTTCGCTTAAGAGAAAAGA CCAAAAAACTGGTGCGACATTCCCTTTGGAAATCGCTGGCGTAGCTTCTGCGGCTGGTGGTTATGGCTCTCGTCTAAATGCTGGGCAATACGATATCAACCCGTACGGCGGCGCGACAGCTATGCACCCCTCGATG GGCGGGCAGACTCCGGCCTTGATGGGCGGAAGGACACCAGCTGTTCGGTTTGGACAGACACCTAACCCATATTCG GCTGGCGTACAAAATGGCAAAACGCCCAACCCGTATGCGACAGGCGTCGGGGGCAAGACACCATCAGCGGCCTACGCCTCCGGCGGTAAGACTCCGGCGTGGGGCGCTTCTGGAGGCAAGACACCGGCATATGGTATGGCATCAGGAGGCAAAACCCCAGCGTACGGCATGCAAGGGGGCAAGACCCCCAATCCCTATGCCATGGGTCCTCCCGGTCCTTCTGGTGGTCGAACACCGGCATATGGAGTTTACGGTCGACCCGAATCAAGTGGTTCTAGGCCCAGTGCTatgcctcctcctgccGCGCCTTACAGCGCCCCATACAGTGCACCAACGCCAGCTGGTAATGGAGCACCGACACCTGCCGTCCCAGGCAACCCTTATACAGCTCCAACGCCTTATGGTGCACCCACTCCCTATGCTGCACCAACTCCCGGTATGCCTGCTCTTTCAGCCCCTACTCCTGGACCGGGCACTAATATTGCGCCTACACCGTTTGGGGCTCCGACACCCTATGGTGCGCAAAGCTATGGTGCTTCTgcacagcagcagcgag GTCTGCCTTGGGATTGGGCCCTGGACTTCAGAAACGTTATTGTGGAAATCGGCCCTTCCTATCGTCCCGGCTCTCGTAACCCTCTACATTTCAAGCGAGGATTCTTTGATGGTAAACGATTTGGCTACAACGACATCATTGGCGAGAGTGTACGGGCAATACTCTTGGATGACCCTTCAATCGTAGAAGAGATACCTGCGGAATATCTCCGTCCAGCTAAGGCGGATAGTCAAGGACAAGTTGTGGTTGTCATTGGTGGCGGGCCAGAACAAAAGGGTCAACAACGGACAACCCAATATGAGAATGGAGGGtcttggatgatggagctggaaggaggCGATATGGCGCCTTTGGTCGTCGATGGTGCTGATTTGTGTAGGATTTGGAAAGTGTAG
- a CDS encoding GTPase yields the protein MPRKTPISNKRRKEQLLVKRALKRGDISIEDHDAIRTQQKLKTEKRRPGAVAARSGGPVDTTSRKLQSKFIALSADYVVRTRNLAYALPLERPLPPESAVFPLEILEDRDPKRRLICPSRPKFRYGQTKTEVEKNEEGVFKKWLKNIEEVVHEWVDGNEEQLYAGESIHQVPRGPTWFETNLEVWRQFWRVTEASQILLLLLDSRCPPLHCPPSLRTHLKSLVPSKEIILVLTKSDLVDTKALEAWKIWVRSWWGQESVHIVSVRSYDTELLREGKGRHKPDIPQQSLDELISALQAAHKRLLERSVCVKEDKKLDSWKPPVRPSVDWASLKDEDHIPDPRLDTVESNIGPQNPVGKLSSEQQDEQATPQVKNPSTEPLTLGLIGQPNVGKSSLLNALLGEQKVRASRTPGKTKHFQTMFWGPKKEIKIVDCPGLVCPSLAGLEIQAMAGIIPISQIPSLPSCILFASAHMPIEVIFHVQLDIDAQDNDNALTSKKTYRNAEQAERARQREEEERKRDKWTVGGVLEARALDKGFMTAKGGRPDINRAANGMMRALADGKVRWGFYPPGMTGKAGMGIWLGDDDPEGVEEGDIAGVSWDERDEDYEEFISQDSEFAIERTDEEGEMEEIESEQSEGEVANSNVKQTGGFFAALEVTDNEEGGSEDEDIGDADE from the exons ATGCCCCGCAAAACGCCCATATCTAACAAGCGTCGCAAAGAACAGCTCCTCGTCAAACGTGCGCTCAAGCGAGGCGACATTTCAATCGAGGACCACGATGCTATTCGCACTCAGCAGAAACTTAAGACCGAGAAAAGGCGCCCTGGAGCAGTTGCTGCTAGGTCTGGGGGCCCTGTGGATACTACTTCGCGAAAGCTGCAATCGAAATTTATCGCGCTATCAGCAGATTACGTGGTCAGAACAAGAAACTTGGCATACGCATTGCCCTTAGAGCGACCATTGCCCCCAGAAAGTGCAGTCTTCCCGTTGGAGATACTCGAAGACAGAGATCCAAAGCGCCGACTAATATGTCCCTCGAGACCAAAATTTAGATATGGTCAGACCAAGACAGAAGTCGAGAAGAACGAGGAGGGCGTATTTAAAAAATGGCTGAAGAATATagaagaggtggtgcaTGAATGGGTCGATGGAAATGAGGAGCAATTGTATGCCGGAGAATCAATCCATCAAGTGCCCAGGGGTCCAACATGGTTTGAGACTAATCTTGAGGTTTGGCGACAATT CTGGCGCGTCACAGAGGCTTCTCAAATTCTACTTTTACTTCTCGACTCCCGATGTCCTCCACTTCATTGCCCTCCATCCCTCCGCACACATTTAAAATCTCTTGTGCCTAGTAAAGAGATAATATTAGTTCTTACAAAATCTGACCTTGTAGACACTAAAGCTCTAGAAGCCTGGAAGATATGGGTCAGAAGTTGGTGGGGCCAAGAGAGCGTTCATATCGTATCCGTGAGAAGTTACGATACTGAATTACTACGGGAAG GCAAAGGCAGACATAAGCCTGATATCCCTCAACAATCTCTAGATGAGCTCATATCTGCTCTTCAAGCCGCTCACAAAAGGCTCTTAGAGCGTTCTGTTTGtgtcaaggaagacaagaagCTGGACAGCTGGAAACCCCCTGTCAGGCCCTCCGTCGATTGGGCCTCCTTGAAGGACGAAGACCATATACCCGACCCTAGACTCGACACCGTGGAAAGCAATATCGGGCCACAAAATCCAGTAGGAAAGCTGTCTTCGGAGCAACAGGATGAGCAGGCCACTCCTCAGGTTAAAAACCCCTCCACAGAACCTCTTACTCTTGGTCTCATCGGTCAACCTAATGTAGGCAAATCCTCACTCTTGAATGCTCTCCTGGGGGAGCAAAAAGTGCGAGCCAGTCGAACGCCAGGCAAG ACTAAACATTTCCAAACAATGTTTTGGGGACCCAAAAAGGAAATCAAGATAGTGGATTGCCCAGGACTTGTGTGTCCTTCCTTAGCAGGGCTAGAAATACAGGCCATGGCAGGTA TTATACCAATCTCACAAATaccttctcttccgtcGTGTATTCTATTCGCCTCGGCACATATGCCCATTGAAGTGATTTTCCATGTGCAACTTGACATTGATGCTCAAGACAATGACAACGCGTTAACATCGAAGAAGACATATAGAAATGCTGAACAGGCGGAGAGAGCCAGacaaagggaagaggaagaacgcAAGAGAGATAAATGGACTGTTGGAGGCGTGTTGGAAGCACGAGCATTGGACAAAGGCTTTA TGACCGCCAAAGGGGGAAGACCTGATATAAATCGGGCGGCGAACGGGA TGATGCGTGCTCTGGCGGATGGCAAAGTGAGGTGGGGTTTTTATCCCCCTGGAATGACTGGAAAAGCGGGCATGGGTATATGGCTGGGAGACGATGACCCTGAAGGtgtagaagaaggtgataTCGCAGGGGTGAGCTGGGATGAAAGGGACGAGGATTATGAGGAGTTTATCAGTCAGGATTCAGAATTTGCTATCGAAAGgacagatgaagagggggagatggaagagattgagagtGAGCAGAGTGAAGGGGAAGTTGCAAACTCCAATGTAAAGCAGACTGGAGGGTTCTTCGCCGCCCTAGAAGTAACTGAtaatgaggaaggcggatctgaggatgaagatatcGGCGACGCTGACGAGTAA
- a CDS encoding 40S ribosomal protein S4-A yields MSALATLRFNHRRFDIRANATSVKCPRPSAFQTGLEIWLAFPSLARVRWPSLILSTFSLSSYSKFKMGRGPKKHLKRLAAPSSWMLDKLGGTYAPRPSPGPHKLRESLPLTVFLRNRLKYALTGREVTAIVKQRLIKVDGKVRTDETFPAGFMDVISIERSGEHFRLLYDVKGRFTIHRITPEEATFKLLKVRKHQLGAKGVPHIVTHDGRTIRYPDPAIKVNDTVKFDFVQNKIVDHIKFEPGNVVMVTGGRNMGRSGVIVHKERHLGGFDIVHVKDVLDRTFATRLSNIFVIGEGSKAQVSLPKGKGVKLSIAEERDQRRRQRAQEA; encoded by the exons ATGTCGGCGTTAGCAACTCTCCGTTTTAATCACCGACGATTCGATATCCGGGCAAATGCCACTTCCGTTAAATGCCCACGCCCTTCGGCGTTTCAGACGGGATTAGAGATTTGgcttgcattcccctcgCTGGCCCGGGTTCGTTGGCCTTCATTGATTCTTTCGACAttttcactttcttcatACAGCAAGTTCAAAATG GGTCGAGGTCCTAAGAAGCACCTGAAGCGATTGGCAGCTCCCTCCTCATGGATGTTGGACAAGTTGGGCGGCACCTAC GCTCCccgtccttctcctggTCCCCACAAGCTCAGGGAGTCTCTTCCCCTCACCGTCTTCCTTCGAAACCGTCTGAAGTACGCTCTTACTGGCCGTGAGGTCACTGCTATCGTTAAGCAGCGACTCATCAAGGTCGACGGCAAGGTCAGGACTGACGAGACCTTCCCCGCTGGTTTCATGG ATGTCATCTCCATTGAGCGATCTGGCGAGCACTTCCGTCTTCTCTACGACGTTAAGGGCCGATTCACTATTCACCGAATCACCCCCGAGGAGGCTACTTTCAAGCTCCTCAAGGTCCGAAAGCATCAGCTTGGTGCCAAGGGCGTTCCCCACATCGTTACCCACGATGGCCGAACCATCCGATACCCTGACCCTGCTATCAAGGTTAACGACACTGTCAAGTTCGACTTCGTTCAGAACAAGATCGTTGACCACATCAAGTTCGAGCCCGGAAACGTCGTCATGGTTACTGGCGGTCGTAACATGGGTCGATCTGGTGTGATCGTTCACAAGGAGAGGCACTTGGGTGGTTTCGACATTGTTCACGTCAAGGACGTGTTGGACAGGACCTTCGCTACTAG GCTTTCCAACATTTTCGTCATTGGTGAGGGTTCCAAGGCCCAGGTGTCTTTGcccaagggcaagggtgTCAAGCTCTCTATCGCCGAGGAGCGTGACCAGAGGAGGCGCCAGCGGGCTCAGGAGGCTTAA
- a CDS encoding cystathionine beta-synthase, producing the protein MSNSVTQPQHHWHGVLSSALDAVGHTPLIRLDRLAAEEGFKCNLLGKCEFFSAGGSVKDRIAKRMIEHAEKFGQLIPGKSIVIEPTSGNTGIGLALACALKGYRCIITLPAKMSLEKEVMLRALGAEIVRTPTEAAFDSPESHIGVARTLQQAIPDAIILDQYSNPNNPLSHYFGTYEEIMYALETSRLPKKDITLLVAGAGTGGTITGLARAIRDFEAHLYPSDGEYSSRSNGKTNGFNASRALILAVDPVGSILGGGEPGNYQVEGIGYDFFPDVLDREPQLIDEWLKTTDDESFEATKRLIRREGLFVGGSSGSAFAGALRYLRSPAGRHIADDPEANVIILFPDGVRNYMSKPWFLTENNAQEGQELRAKIKDVIGRDLGDVHGGKAAINVNSH; encoded by the exons ATGAGCAACAGCGTTACTCAACCTCAACATCACTGGCACGGCGTTCTCTCTTCGGCCCTAGACGCCGTAGGCCACACTCCGCTTATTCGTTTGGATCGCCTTGCcgctgaagaaggattcAAGTGCAACCTCT TGGGAAAATGTGAATTCTTCTCTGCTGGTGGATCCGTGAAGGACCGTATAGCAAAACGGATGATAGAACACGCAGAGAAATTTGGACAGCTTATTCCAGGAAAGAGCATAGTAATTGAACCGACTA GTGGCAACACCGGCATCGGCTTAGCCTTGGCATGCGCGCTTAAAGGATATAG ATGTATTATCACGCTTCCAGCAAAGATgagcttggagaaggaagtgatgTTGAGAGCTTTAGGTGCAGAAATAGTTCGCACACC CACTGAGGCGGC CTTTGACAGTCCGGAGAGCCATATAGGAGTGGCTCGAACCCTTCAGCAAGCTATCCCTGACGCAATTATCCTTGACCAATATTCCAATCCGAACAaccctctttcccattATTTTGGGACATATGAGGAAATCATG TATGCCTTAGAAACTTCGAGGCTGCCAAAGAAAGATATAACTCTGCTTGTTGCTGGGGCAGGCACAGGTGGAACTATCACGGGCCTAGCTCGCGCTATACGCGACTTCGAAGCTCACCTTTACCCTTCTGATGGCGAATACAGCAGCCGTTCAAATGGCAAGACCAACGGATTCAACGCTTCGAGAGCCCTGATTTTGGCGGTTGACCCTGTCGGTTCTATCCTTGGCGGCGGCGAACCAGGCAATTATCAAGTTGAAGGAATTGGCTAC gattTCTTTCCAGATGTTCTTGACCGTGAACCTCAACTCATCGACGAATGGCTAAAAACCACGGACGACGAGTCCTTCGAGGCTACAAAACGCTTGAT aaggagagaagggcTTTTCGTCGGGGGCTCTTCAGGTTCGGCCTTTGCTGGGGCTCTGCGATACCTCCGATCACCTGCAGGCCGTCATATTGCCGACGATCCTGAGGCAAATGTTatcattcttttccctGATGGTGTGAGGAACTATATGAGCAAGCCATGGTTTTTGACAGAGAATAATGCCCAAGAAGGCCAGGAATTGCGCGCGAAGATTAAAGATGTGATTGGAAGGGATCTGGGAGATGTCCACGGAGGAAAGGCAGCCATTAACGTCAACAGTCATTAA